The following are encoded in a window of Streptomyces sp. 11x1 genomic DNA:
- a CDS encoding NTP pyrophosphohydrolase: protein MDAPLLVIVDAANVIGSVPDGWWHDRRGAAERLRDRLARDGVPGREGPVELVMVVEGAARGVEPVPGVRVEAAPGNGDDRIVELVAEEARDRPCLVVTADRELRRRVGELGAEVAGPRTVRGDA from the coding sequence ATGGACGCGCCTCTGCTCGTGATCGTCGACGCCGCCAATGTCATCGGCTCCGTCCCCGACGGCTGGTGGCACGACCGGCGCGGCGCGGCGGAGCGGCTGCGCGACCGTCTGGCCCGGGACGGGGTTCCCGGCCGGGAGGGGCCCGTCGAGCTCGTGATGGTCGTCGAGGGCGCCGCCCGGGGGGTGGAGCCGGTGCCCGGTGTACGGGTCGAGGCGGCGCCCGGCAACGGTGACGACCGCATCGTGGAACTCGTCGCCGAGGAGGCGCGCGACCGCCCCTGCCTCGTGGTCACCGCCGACCGTGAACTGCGGCGCAGGGTGGGAGAGTTGGGCGCCGAGGTGGCCGGACCGCGGACGGTGCGCGGGGACGCCTGA
- a CDS encoding amino acid permease produces MSSTLFRTKKVEQSILDTEEPEHALKKSLSALDLTVFGVGVIIGTGIFVLTGTVAKNNAGPAVALAFVVAGVVCALAALCYAEFASTVPVAGSAYTFSYASLGELPAWIIGWDLVLEFALGTAVVAVGWSGYIHSLMDNAGWDLPAALGTRDGADGFGFDILAAALVLILTAILVAGTKLSARVTSVVVAIKVTVVLTVIIAGAFFVTADNYDPFIPKAQEVPAGDSLQSPLIQLMFGWAPANFGVMGIFTAASVVFFAFIGFDVVATAAEETRHPQRDMPRGILGSLLICTTLYVAVSIVVTGMQHYTDLSVTAPLADAFKATGHPWFAGFISFGAAVGLTTVCMILLLGQTRVFFAMSRDGLLPRFFSHVHPRFKTPHRPTILLGVVIAIVAGFTPLSELAELVNIGTLFAFVVVAIGVVILRRTRPDLHRAFRTPWVPVVPILSVCASLWLMLNLPAETWLRFVAWMALGIVVYFVYGRSHSRLARPEKTPAGGVGGPPGGGTP; encoded by the coding sequence GTGAGCAGCACACTCTTCCGGACGAAGAAGGTGGAGCAGTCCATCCTCGATACCGAGGAGCCAGAGCACGCGCTCAAGAAATCCCTGTCCGCGCTGGATCTGACCGTCTTCGGCGTCGGTGTCATCATCGGCACCGGCATCTTCGTCCTCACCGGCACGGTGGCCAAGAACAACGCCGGTCCCGCCGTCGCCCTCGCCTTCGTCGTGGCCGGCGTCGTCTGCGCGCTCGCCGCCCTGTGCTACGCGGAGTTCGCCTCCACGGTCCCGGTCGCCGGATCCGCGTACACCTTCTCGTACGCCTCCCTCGGGGAACTGCCCGCCTGGATCATCGGCTGGGACCTGGTCCTGGAGTTCGCGCTGGGGACGGCGGTGGTGGCCGTCGGCTGGTCCGGCTACATCCACTCGCTGATGGACAACGCCGGTTGGGACCTGCCGGCCGCGCTCGGCACGAGGGACGGGGCCGACGGCTTCGGCTTCGACATCCTCGCCGCCGCGCTCGTCCTGATCCTCACCGCCATCCTCGTGGCCGGCACCAAGCTCTCCGCGCGGGTCACCTCGGTCGTCGTCGCCATCAAGGTGACCGTCGTCCTCACCGTGATCATCGCGGGCGCCTTCTTCGTCACCGCCGACAACTACGACCCGTTCATCCCCAAGGCGCAGGAGGTACCGGCGGGCGACAGTCTCCAGTCCCCGCTGATCCAGCTGATGTTCGGCTGGGCGCCCGCCAACTTCGGGGTGATGGGCATCTTCACGGCCGCCTCCGTCGTCTTCTTCGCGTTCATCGGCTTCGACGTCGTCGCCACGGCCGCCGAGGAGACGAGGCACCCGCAGCGCGACATGCCCCGGGGCATCCTCGGCTCCCTGCTGATCTGCACCACGCTGTACGTGGCGGTCTCGATCGTCGTCACCGGCATGCAGCACTACACCGACCTGTCCGTGACCGCGCCGCTCGCCGACGCGTTCAAGGCCACCGGGCATCCGTGGTTCGCCGGCTTCATCAGTTTCGGCGCCGCCGTCGGTCTGACGACCGTGTGCATGATCCTGCTGCTCGGTCAGACCCGGGTGTTCTTCGCGATGAGCCGCGACGGACTGCTGCCGCGCTTCTTCTCCCACGTCCACCCCCGGTTCAAGACCCCGCACCGGCCGACCATCCTTCTCGGTGTGGTCATCGCGATCGTCGCGGGCTTCACCCCGCTGAGCGAGCTGGCCGAGCTGGTGAACATCGGCACGCTGTTCGCCTTCGTGGTCGTCGCGATCGGTGTCGTCATCCTCCGCCGGACCCGGCCCGACCTGCACCGCGCGTTCCGCACGCCCTGGGTGCCGGTCGTCCCGATCCTCTCGGTGTGCGCCTCGCTGTGGCTGATGCTCAACCTGCCCGCCGAGACCTGGCTCCGGTTCGTGGCCTGGATGGCCCTCGGCATCGTCGTCTACTTCGTCTACGGCCGCTCGCACAGCCGGCTCGCACGTCCCGAGAAGACGCCCGCGGGCGGGGTCGGGGGGCCGCCGGGAGGCGGCACCCCGTAG
- the dxs gene encoding 1-deoxy-D-xylulose-5-phosphate synthase → MPLLTRIRGPRDLDRLSLEELDQLAEEIRTFLVEAVSKTGGHLGPNLGVVELTIALHRVFDSPKDKVLWDTGHQSYVHKLLTGRQDFSKLKMKGGLSGYPSQAESEHDVIENSHASTVLGWADGLAKANQVLERDDHVVAVIGDGALTGGMAWEALNNIADAKDRPLVIVVNDNERSYAPTIGGLANHLATLRTTDGYERFLARGKDLLERTPVVGRPLYETLHGAKKGLKDFIAPQGMFEDLGLKYVGPIDGHDIEALESALSRAKRFGGPVIVHCLTEKGRGYQPALQDEADRFHAVGKIHPDTGLPITSSGADWTSVFGEEMVKLGKEREDIVAITAAMLQPVGLDKFAKAFPERVYDVGIAEQHGAVSAAGLATGGLHPVFAVYATFLNRAFDQVLMDVALHKCGVTFVLDRAGVTGTDGASHNGMWDMSILQVVPGLRLAAPRDADQVRAQLREAVEVTDAPTVVRFSKGAVGPAVPALRRVGGMDVLREPGTDTPDVLLVSVGALAPMCLEIADLLDKQGITTTVVDPRWVKPVDEHMAPLADKHRVVVTVEDNSRVGGVGSAVAQALRDAGVDIPLRDFGIPPRFLDHASRAEVMAEIGLTAPDIARQVTGLVSKLDGRLDGAPAEAEPARD, encoded by the coding sequence GTGCCGCTGCTGACCCGCATCAGGGGACCGCGCGATCTGGACCGGCTCAGCCTGGAGGAGTTGGACCAGCTGGCGGAGGAGATCCGGACCTTCCTCGTCGAGGCGGTGTCGAAGACCGGCGGTCACCTCGGCCCCAACCTCGGCGTGGTCGAGCTCACCATCGCCCTGCACCGGGTCTTCGACTCGCCCAAGGACAAGGTGCTGTGGGACACGGGTCACCAGTCCTACGTCCACAAGCTGCTGACCGGCCGCCAGGACTTCTCCAAGCTGAAGATGAAGGGCGGCCTGTCCGGCTACCCCTCGCAGGCCGAGTCCGAGCACGACGTCATCGAGAACAGCCACGCCTCCACGGTGCTGGGCTGGGCCGACGGCCTCGCGAAGGCCAACCAGGTGCTCGAACGCGACGACCACGTGGTCGCGGTCATCGGTGACGGCGCGCTGACCGGCGGTATGGCCTGGGAGGCGCTCAACAACATCGCCGACGCCAAGGACCGCCCCCTGGTCATCGTCGTCAACGACAACGAGCGCTCGTACGCGCCTACCATCGGCGGCCTCGCCAACCACCTGGCCACGCTGCGGACGACGGACGGCTACGAGCGTTTCCTCGCCCGCGGCAAGGACCTGCTGGAGCGCACCCCGGTCGTCGGCCGGCCGCTCTACGAGACGCTGCACGGCGCCAAGAAGGGCCTGAAGGACTTCATCGCCCCCCAGGGCATGTTCGAGGACCTCGGCCTGAAGTACGTCGGTCCGATCGACGGGCACGACATCGAGGCCCTGGAGTCCGCGCTCTCCCGCGCCAAGCGCTTCGGCGGGCCGGTCATCGTGCACTGCCTCACCGAGAAGGGCCGCGGCTACCAGCCCGCCCTCCAGGACGAGGCCGACCGCTTCCACGCCGTCGGCAAGATCCACCCGGACACCGGTCTGCCCATCACCTCCTCCGGCGCCGACTGGACCTCGGTCTTCGGCGAGGAGATGGTGAAGCTCGGCAAGGAGCGCGAGGACATCGTCGCCATCACGGCGGCCATGCTCCAGCCGGTCGGACTCGACAAGTTCGCCAAGGCCTTCCCCGAACGGGTGTACGACGTCGGCATCGCCGAGCAGCACGGCGCCGTCTCGGCGGCGGGCCTCGCCACGGGCGGACTGCACCCCGTCTTCGCGGTGTACGCAACCTTCCTCAACCGCGCCTTCGACCAGGTCCTGATGGACGTCGCCCTCCACAAGTGCGGTGTGACGTTCGTCCTGGACCGGGCGGGTGTCACCGGCACCGACGGCGCCTCGCACAACGGCATGTGGGACATGTCGATCCTCCAGGTCGTCCCGGGGCTCAGGCTGGCCGCGCCGCGCGACGCCGACCAGGTCCGCGCCCAGCTGCGCGAGGCCGTCGAGGTCACCGACGCGCCGACCGTGGTGCGTTTCTCCAAGGGCGCCGTCGGCCCCGCCGTACCCGCGCTGCGCCGGGTCGGCGGCATGGACGTGCTGCGCGAGCCCGGCACCGACACCCCGGACGTGCTCCTCGTCTCCGTCGGCGCCCTCGCGCCGATGTGCCTGGAGATCGCCGACCTGCTCGACAAGCAGGGCATCACCACGACGGTCGTCGACCCCCGCTGGGTCAAGCCCGTCGACGAGCACATGGCGCCGCTCGCCGACAAGCACCGTGTGGTCGTCACCGTCGAGGACAACTCCCGCGTCGGCGGCGTCGGTTCGGCCGTCGCCCAGGCACTGCGCGACGCCGGCGTGGACATCCCGCTGCGCGACTTCGGCATCCCGCCGCGCTTCCTCGACCACGCCTCCCGCGCCGAGGTCATGGCCGAGATCGGGCTCACCGCGCCCGACATCGCCCGCCAGGTCACCGGGCTGGTCTCCAAGCTCGACGGCCGCCTCGACGGCGCGCCCGCCGAGGCGGAACCGGCGCGCGACTGA
- a CDS encoding ABC transporter permease subunit → MSDTSKTVKSDSATVGEGQTTVAPADDPTAAPVTVVDPRLLVREEGLKGYVTEFKRKVKGGELGSLPVVIGLIVIWTIFQLQNDRFLSADNLSNISYFLSATGMLAIGLVFVLLLGEIDLSVGSVSGLASTLFAVFAVNEGMNSWLALVLAVITGLAIGALHGWFFAKIGVPAFVVTLAGFLGWNGLMLWLLGESGTINIPSDEGPVRLLGQSSFFMDQAIIGAYILAGLAVALSLVGNVNEQRRRRAAGVPFRPTSEILLRVGALALVSFAGAAVLNNASGVSNALVIFLAALVIVDFVLRRTTYGRQVFAVGGGIEAARRAGINVPMIRITVFAISGGFAAIGGMFFAGQTASATLSAGGGNTLMLAIAAAVIGGTSLFGGRGSVWSALLGMLVIQSIQTGLDLLNMNTSIQYMITGAVLLGAVVIDSVSRRSQKAAGRA, encoded by the coding sequence GTGAGTGACACGTCCAAGACCGTGAAGAGCGATTCCGCGACCGTCGGCGAGGGCCAGACCACGGTCGCCCCCGCCGACGACCCCACGGCGGCGCCGGTCACCGTCGTCGACCCGCGTCTGCTGGTCCGCGAAGAGGGCCTCAAGGGCTATGTCACCGAGTTCAAGCGCAAGGTGAAGGGCGGCGAGCTGGGCTCGCTGCCGGTGGTCATCGGTCTGATCGTCATCTGGACGATCTTCCAGCTTCAGAACGATCGTTTCCTCAGTGCCGACAACCTCTCGAACATCAGCTACTTCCTCTCGGCCACCGGCATGCTCGCCATCGGCCTGGTGTTCGTGCTGCTGCTCGGCGAGATCGACCTGTCCGTGGGTTCGGTCAGCGGCCTGGCCTCGACCCTGTTCGCCGTGTTCGCGGTGAACGAGGGCATGAACTCCTGGTTGGCACTGGTCCTCGCGGTCATCACCGGTCTCGCCATCGGCGCGCTGCACGGCTGGTTCTTCGCCAAGATCGGCGTACCCGCGTTCGTCGTCACCCTGGCCGGCTTCCTCGGCTGGAACGGTCTGATGCTGTGGCTGCTGGGTGAGAGCGGCACCATCAACATCCCCTCCGACGAGGGCCCGGTCCGTCTGCTCGGCCAGAGCTCCTTCTTCATGGACCAGGCCATCATCGGCGCGTACATCCTGGCGGGCCTCGCCGTGGCGCTCTCCCTCGTCGGCAACGTCAACGAGCAGCGCCGTCGTCGGGCCGCGGGTGTGCCGTTCCGGCCGACCAGCGAGATCCTGCTGCGCGTCGGCGCGCTCGCGCTGGTCTCCTTCGCCGGCGCCGCCGTGCTCAACAACGCGTCCGGTGTCTCCAACGCGCTGGTGATCTTCCTCGCGGCGCTGGTGATCGTGGACTTCGTCCTGCGGCGTACGACGTACGGCCGTCAGGTGTTCGCGGTCGGCGGTGGCATCGAGGCGGCCCGCCGGGCCGGTATCAATGTGCCGATGATCCGGATCACCGTGTTCGCCATCTCCGGTGGCTTCGCGGCGATCGGCGGTATGTTCTTCGCCGGCCAGACCGCGAGCGCGACGCTGTCCGCCGGTGGCGGCAACACGCTGATGCTCGCGATCGCTGCGGCCGTCATCGGCGGCACCAGCCTCTTCGGCGGGCGCGGGTCGGTGTGGTCGGCGCTGCTGGGCATGCTGGTGATCCAGTCGATCCAGACCGGTCTCGACCTGCTGAACATGAACACCTCGATCCAGTACATGATCACGGGCGCGGTGCTGCTGGGTGCGGTGGTCATCGACTCCGTCAGCCGCAGGAGCCAGAAAGCGGCGGGGCGCGCGTAG
- a CDS encoding ATP-binding cassette domain-containing protein, giving the protein MVHVSATPVLALRGVSKRFGAVQALTDVELEVHAGEVVALVGDNGAGKSTLVKTIAGVHPIDEGVIEWQGDPVRINKPHDAQGLGVATVYQDLALCDNLDVVGNLYLGRELLHRGVIDEVTMEKNSRELLSTLSIRIPSVRIPIASLSGGQRQVVAIARALIGDPKLVILDEPTAALGVEQTAQVLDLVERLRERDLAVILISHNMADVKAVADTVAVLRLGKNNGSFSVKDTSHEEIIAAITGATDNAVTRRAERRTTEAAK; this is encoded by the coding sequence ATGGTTCACGTGTCCGCTACGCCCGTGCTGGCGTTGCGCGGAGTCTCCAAGCGATTCGGTGCGGTGCAGGCACTCACCGACGTCGAGCTGGAGGTCCACGCCGGTGAAGTGGTCGCCCTGGTGGGCGACAACGGCGCAGGAAAGTCCACCCTGGTCAAGACCATCGCGGGTGTCCACCCCATCGATGAGGGCGTCATCGAGTGGCAGGGTGACCCGGTCAGGATCAACAAGCCGCACGACGCCCAGGGCCTCGGTGTCGCGACGGTCTACCAGGACCTCGCGCTCTGCGACAACCTCGACGTCGTCGGCAACCTCTACCTCGGCCGCGAGCTGCTGCACCGGGGCGTCATCGACGAGGTGACGATGGAGAAGAACTCCCGGGAGCTGCTGTCCACGCTCTCCATCCGGATCCCGAGCGTACGGATCCCGATCGCGAGCCTCTCCGGCGGTCAGCGCCAGGTCGTCGCCATCGCCCGCGCCCTCATCGGTGACCCCAAGCTCGTCATCCTGGACGAGCCCACCGCCGCCCTCGGCGTCGAGCAGACCGCGCAGGTCCTCGACCTGGTCGAACGGCTGCGTGAGCGCGACCTCGCCGTCATCCTCATCAGCCACAACATGGCCGATGTCAAGGCGGTCGCGGACACCGTCGCGGTTCTGCGCCTGGGCAAGAACAACGGCTCCTTCTCCGTGAAGGACACCAGCCACGAAGAGATCATCGCCGCGATCACCGGTGCCACGGACAACGCCGTGACCCGTCGCGCGGAGCGGCGCACCACGGAGGCGGCAAAGTGA
- a CDS encoding sugar ABC transporter substrate-binding protein: protein MNATMRRVVIGATAVSLALSVAACGKAGDDNDSDSGSTGGGDSKTIGLLLPDNVTARYEKFDRPYFEDKVKELCDDCTVEYANAAADPTKQAQQMSTMVTKGVKVIVVSAQDSAAIKSSIQSAVDKGVKVIAYDRLAQGPVSAYVSFDNVKVGELQGEALIAALGDKATPKAKVVMINGDDADPNAGQFKEGAHKALDGKVDIAYEQSGLWKDTVAAQKMSAAITQLGAKNIAGVYAANDGMAGGIANTLKGAKISGIPLTGQDAELAAIQRIVAGTQSSTVYKAYKPEADTAAELAVNLLEGKDIKSLADTEVTSGSGDKVQAKLLVPVSVTKDNIKDTVVKDGLYTVADICTPEFAKACKEAGLE from the coding sequence ATGAACGCAACGATGCGTAGAGTCGTGATCGGTGCCACCGCGGTTTCGCTGGCGCTCTCCGTGGCCGCCTGTGGCAAGGCCGGCGACGACAACGACTCGGACAGCGGCAGCACCGGTGGCGGCGACAGCAAGACGATCGGTCTGCTCCTGCCCGACAACGTCACCGCGCGCTACGAGAAGTTCGACCGTCCGTACTTCGAGGACAAGGTCAAGGAACTCTGCGACGACTGCACGGTCGAGTACGCGAACGCGGCCGCCGACCCCACCAAGCAGGCTCAGCAGATGAGCACCATGGTGACCAAGGGCGTCAAGGTCATCGTCGTCTCCGCCCAGGACTCCGCCGCCATCAAGTCCTCCATCCAGTCCGCGGTGGACAAGGGCGTGAAGGTCATCGCCTACGACCGTCTGGCCCAGGGCCCGGTCTCGGCCTACGTCTCCTTCGACAACGTGAAGGTCGGCGAGCTGCAGGGCGAGGCCCTCATCGCCGCCCTCGGCGACAAGGCGACCCCCAAGGCCAAGGTCGTCATGATCAACGGTGACGACGCCGACCCGAACGCCGGTCAGTTCAAGGAGGGCGCGCACAAGGCCCTCGACGGCAAGGTCGACATCGCCTACGAGCAGTCCGGCCTCTGGAAGGACACCGTCGCCGCCCAGAAGATGTCCGCGGCCATCACCCAGCTGGGCGCCAAGAACATCGCCGGCGTCTACGCCGCCAACGACGGCATGGCCGGTGGCATCGCCAACACCCTCAAGGGTGCGAAGATCAGCGGCATCCCGCTGACCGGCCAGGACGCCGAGCTCGCGGCCATCCAGCGGATCGTCGCCGGCACGCAGTCCTCCACGGTCTACAAGGCCTACAAGCCGGAGGCCGACACGGCCGCCGAGCTCGCGGTCAACCTGCTGGAGGGCAAGGACATCAAGTCCCTGGCCGACACCGAGGTGACCAGCGGTTCCGGTGACAAGGTCCAGGCGAAGCTGCTGGTCCCGGTCTCCGTGACCAAGGACAACATCAAGGACACGGTGGTCAAGGACGGCCTCTACACGGTCGCCGACATCTGCACCCCCGAGTTCGCGAAGGCCTGCAAGGAGGCCGGCCTCGAGTAG
- a CDS encoding ROK family transcriptional regulator translates to METPGSQSSLHRANLERVVRAVRLAGSLTQAEIARTTGLSAATVSNIVRELKDGGTVEVTPTSAGGRRARAVSLSGDAGIVIGVDFGHTHLRVAIGNLAHQVLAEEAEPLDVDASSAQGFDRAEQLVTRLIEATGVDRTKVAGVGLGVPGPIDVESGTLGSTAILPGWTGTKPAAEMQDRLGVAVHVDNDANLGALGELVWGSGRGVRDLAYIKVSSGVGAGLVIDGKIYRGPGGTAGEIGHITLDESGPVCRCGNRGCLETFAAARYVLPLLQSSHGTDLTMEGVVRLARDGDPGCRRVIADVGRHIGSGVANLCNLLNPSRVVLGGDLAEAGELVLGPIRESVGRYAIPSAARQLSVLPGALGGRAEVLGALALALSEMGDSTLLDGTLSAATPVFT, encoded by the coding sequence ATGGAGACTCCGGGGTCGCAGTCGTCGCTGCACCGAGCAAATCTCGAGCGCGTCGTTCGGGCGGTGCGCCTCGCCGGGTCGCTCACGCAGGCGGAGATCGCGAGGACCACCGGCCTGTCCGCGGCCACGGTCTCCAACATCGTGCGCGAACTCAAGGACGGTGGAACCGTCGAGGTCACGCCCACGTCGGCGGGTGGCCGCCGGGCGCGCGCAGTCTCGCTGAGCGGGGACGCGGGCATCGTGATCGGCGTGGACTTCGGGCACACGCATTTGCGCGTCGCGATCGGAAATCTCGCCCATCAGGTCCTCGCCGAGGAGGCCGAGCCGCTGGACGTGGACGCCTCCTCGGCGCAGGGGTTCGACCGTGCGGAGCAGCTGGTCACCCGGCTGATCGAGGCCACCGGGGTGGATCGTACGAAGGTCGCGGGCGTGGGGCTGGGGGTGCCCGGCCCGATCGACGTGGAGTCCGGGACGCTCGGCTCCACCGCGATCCTGCCGGGCTGGACCGGCACCAAGCCCGCCGCCGAGATGCAGGACCGCCTGGGTGTCGCCGTGCACGTGGACAACGACGCCAACCTCGGTGCCCTCGGTGAGCTGGTCTGGGGCAGCGGCCGGGGTGTGCGGGACCTGGCCTACATCAAGGTCTCCAGCGGCGTTGGTGCCGGTCTGGTGATCGATGGCAAGATCTACAGGGGCCCGGGTGGCACAGCGGGCGAAATCGGGCATATTACTCTTGATGAATCCGGCCCGGTCTGCCGCTGTGGCAACCGCGGCTGCCTGGAGACCTTCGCTGCCGCGCGCTATGTGCTGCCGCTCCTCCAGTCCAGCCACGGCACCGATCTGACCATGGAAGGGGTCGTACGGCTGGCGAGGGACGGGGATCCGGGCTGCCGTCGGGTGATCGCCGACGTCGGCCGACACATCGGAAGTGGAGTCGCCAATCTCTGCAATCTGTTGAACCCGAGCCGCGTGGTCCTCGGTGGCGATCTCGCCGAGGCCGGAGAGCTGGTTCTCGGACCCATAAGGGAGTCGGTCGGCCGGTACGCGATCCCGAGTGCCGCACGTCAACTCTCAGTGCTGCCAGGGGCACTTGGTGGCCGTGCCGAGGTCCTCGGGGCCCTGGCGCTGGCCCTCAGTGAGATGGGTGATTCGACCCTTTTGGACGGGACCCTCTCCGCGGCAACCCCTGTCTTCACTTAG
- a CDS encoding carbohydrate ABC transporter permease, translated as MSAPLKTASRGDSVPTGPTVTKRGSGGPGDERGEGVVLNVFSHGFLALWALLIVLPLLWLVLSSFKTDAQIGGSAFGWPQNWSLDVFSRAWDKGIGDYFVNTVIVLVFSVPLTMLFGSMAAYVLARYPFRGNRLLYYFFVAGAMFPVFLALVPLFFMVKRLDMLNTYQGLILVYVAYSLPFTVFFMHAFFRTLPTAVFEAAILDGASHTRTFFQVMLPMAKPGLISVGIFNTLGQWNQFILPTVLMQPQSGDDPERYVLTQGLIQLQQQQGYASDLPVLFAGVTIAMIPMLVVYLSFQRQVQAGLTSATLK; from the coding sequence ATGAGTGCACCCCTCAAGACCGCCTCGCGCGGCGACTCGGTCCCCACCGGCCCGACCGTGACCAAGCGGGGGTCCGGTGGTCCCGGCGACGAGCGCGGGGAAGGCGTCGTCCTCAACGTCTTCTCGCACGGGTTCCTCGCCCTGTGGGCCCTACTGATCGTGCTGCCGCTGCTGTGGCTGGTGCTCAGCTCCTTCAAGACCGACGCCCAGATCGGCGGCTCGGCCTTCGGCTGGCCGCAGAACTGGTCCCTGGACGTCTTCTCCCGGGCCTGGGACAAGGGCATCGGCGACTACTTCGTCAACACGGTCATCGTGCTGGTCTTCTCCGTGCCGCTGACCATGCTGTTCGGCTCGATGGCCGCGTACGTCCTGGCCCGCTACCCGTTCCGGGGCAACCGGCTGCTGTACTACTTCTTCGTCGCCGGCGCGATGTTCCCCGTGTTCCTGGCCCTGGTGCCGTTGTTCTTCATGGTCAAACGGCTGGACATGCTGAACACCTACCAGGGGCTGATCCTGGTGTACGTCGCCTACTCGCTGCCGTTCACGGTGTTCTTCATGCACGCGTTCTTCCGGACGCTGCCCACCGCCGTCTTCGAGGCCGCCATCCTCGACGGAGCCTCGCACACCCGGACGTTCTTCCAGGTCATGCTGCCGATGGCCAAGCCCGGACTGATCAGCGTCGGGATCTTCAACACCTTGGGGCAGTGGAACCAGTTCATCCTGCCCACGGTCCTCATGCAGCCGCAGAGCGGCGACGATCCCGAGCGGTACGTCCTCACCCAGGGCCTCATCCAGCTCCAGCAGCAGCAGGGCTACGCCTCGGACCTGCCCGTCCTCTTCGCCGGGGTCACCATCGCCATGATCCCCATGCTCGTCGTCTATCTCTCCTTCCAGCGACAGGTCCAGGCCGGCCTCACCTCGGCCACCCTCAAGTAG
- a CDS encoding carbohydrate ABC transporter permease → MRKGQNRFVAGFLLVPVALYLIFVIWPYIQTFGYSLTDWKGQSQTFSFIGLDNYTALFEDDIFLQAIWHNILFLVFIPVITILLALFFAFMLNAGGRGRAGGVSGVAGSGFYKIVYFFPQVLSLAILAVLFGAVYRSDSGGMLNGLLMKLGLVDESSPVEWLNEPNMVLWALILVVVWHGVGFYLVLFSAAMQAIPRDIYEAALIDGAGRAHTFFRITLPLLWDSVQTAWVYLGIAAMDMFILVSTMTAGEYGGGPDHHSEVMATVMMRNFLLYGRSGYACAMGVVMLLLTLIVSVVMLRATRRERVEF, encoded by the coding sequence ATGCGTAAAGGACAGAACCGGTTCGTCGCGGGGTTTCTCCTGGTCCCCGTGGCGCTTTATCTGATCTTCGTGATCTGGCCGTACATCCAGACGTTCGGCTATTCGCTGACGGATTGGAAGGGCCAGTCCCAGACCTTCTCCTTCATCGGCCTGGACAACTACACCGCGTTGTTCGAGGACGACATCTTCCTCCAGGCGATCTGGCACAACATCCTGTTCCTGGTGTTCATCCCGGTCATCACGATCCTGCTCGCGCTGTTCTTCGCCTTCATGCTGAACGCGGGAGGACGCGGCCGGGCCGGCGGGGTGTCCGGGGTCGCCGGGTCGGGCTTCTACAAGATCGTGTACTTCTTCCCACAGGTGCTGTCGCTGGCGATCCTCGCGGTGCTCTTCGGCGCCGTGTACCGCAGCGACAGCGGCGGCATGCTCAACGGCCTGCTGATGAAACTGGGACTGGTCGACGAGAGCAGTCCCGTCGAGTGGCTGAACGAGCCGAACATGGTGCTCTGGGCCCTCATCCTGGTCGTCGTCTGGCACGGCGTCGGCTTCTACCTGGTGCTGTTCTCCGCCGCCATGCAGGCCATCCCGAGGGACATCTACGAGGCCGCGCTGATCGACGGCGCCGGCCGCGCCCACACCTTCTTCCGCATCACCCTGCCGCTGCTGTGGGACTCCGTGCAGACCGCCTGGGTCTACCTCGGCATCGCGGCCATGGACATGTTCATCCTGGTCTCGACGATGACGGCGGGGGAGTACGGAGGCGGCCCCGACCATCACAGCGAGGTCATGGCGACCGTGATGATGCGGAACTTCCTGCTGTACGGCAGGAGCGGCTACGCCTGCGCGATGGGCGTCGTGATGTTGCTCCTCACCCTGATCGTGTCGGTGGTCATGCTGCGGGCCACCCGTCGCGAGCGCGTCGAGTTCTGA